A window of the Pedobacter frigiditerrae genome harbors these coding sequences:
- the accC gene encoding acetyl-CoA carboxylase biotin carboxylase subunit has translation MFKKILIANRGEIALRIIRTCKEMGIKTVAVYSTADRESLHVRFADEAVCIGPPPSKDSYLSIPNIISAAELTNADAIHPGYGFLSENAKFSSVCRDYGIKFIGATPEQINGMGDKASAKETMKIAGVPTIPGSEGLLESVKEGIKIANGMGYPVILKATAGGGGRGMRIVWKDEEFENAWDSARQESGAAFGNDGLYLEKYIEDPRHIEIQIIGDQYGKACHLSERDCSIQRRHQKLVEEAPSPFMTPELREKMGEAAIKGALAVSYEGAGTVEFLVDKHRNFYFMEMNTRIQVEHPVTEEVINFDLIKEQIKVAAGIPISGNNYVPNMHAIECRINAEDPANNFRPSPGRITNFHSPGGHGVRVDTHVYAGYQIPSNYDSMIAKLICVAQTREEAICTMERALSEFVIEGVKTTIPFHLQLMKDPNFRAGNFTTKFMETFEFSA, from the coding sequence ATGTTTAAAAAAATATTAATTGCCAACAGGGGCGAAATCGCTTTGCGAATTATACGTACCTGTAAAGAAATGGGCATAAAAACGGTTGCTGTTTACTCTACTGCAGATAGAGAGAGTTTACATGTTCGTTTTGCCGATGAGGCTGTTTGTATAGGTCCGCCCCCTAGTAAAGATTCTTATTTAAGTATTCCAAATATCATTTCAGCAGCTGAATTAACCAATGCCGATGCTATTCATCCTGGTTATGGTTTCCTTTCAGAAAATGCTAAATTTTCTTCTGTTTGTCGTGATTACGGAATTAAATTCATTGGTGCTACACCAGAGCAAATCAATGGTATGGGCGATAAAGCTTCTGCTAAAGAAACAATGAAAATTGCTGGCGTACCAACTATTCCAGGTTCTGAAGGTTTGTTAGAAAGCGTTAAAGAAGGCATTAAAATTGCCAACGGAATGGGTTATCCTGTTATTCTAAAAGCTACTGCCGGTGGTGGTGGTCGCGGAATGAGAATTGTTTGGAAAGATGAAGAGTTTGAAAATGCTTGGGACAGTGCTCGTCAAGAATCTGGCGCTGCTTTTGGTAATGATGGTCTTTATTTAGAAAAATATATCGAAGATCCACGTCACATTGAAATCCAAATCATTGGGGATCAATATGGAAAAGCTTGTCACTTATCAGAAAGAGATTGCTCTATCCAACGTCGTCACCAAAAATTGGTTGAAGAAGCTCCATCTCCATTCATGACACCTGAATTACGTGAAAAAATGGGTGAAGCTGCTATCAAAGGTGCTTTAGCTGTTAGTTACGAAGGTGCTGGAACTGTAGAGTTTTTGGTAGATAAACATCGTAATTTCTACTTTATGGAGATGAATACTCGTATTCAAGTAGAACACCCAGTTACTGAAGAGGTAATTAACTTCGATTTAATTAAGGAACAAATTAAGGTTGCTGCAGGTATTCCAATCTCTGGAAATAATTATGTGCCAAATATGCATGCAATTGAATGCCGTATCAATGCAGAAGATCCTGCCAACAACTTTAGACCATCTCCAGGAAGAATTACAAATTTCCATTCTCCAGGTGGTCATGGGGTAAGAGTTGATACACATGTTTATGCAGGTTATCAAATTCCATCTAATTACGATTCGATGATAGCAAAGCTGATTTGTGTGGCACAAACACGTGAAGAAGCAATTTGTACCATGGAGCGTGCTTTAAGTGAATTTGTTATTGAAGGAGTTAAAACAACGATTCCTTTTCATTTACAATTGATGAAAGATCCGAACTTTAGAGCTGGTAACTTTACTACCAAGTTCATGGAGACTTTCGAATTTTCAGCATAA
- the tatC gene encoding twin-arginine translocase subunit TatC has translation MSDNKAKDLIDSIKNKGKSLEAEMSFFDHIDVLRKHLLRGLAVVTLFTCVAFYFSDFIWSKIIMGPKDPTFWTYRMGCKIAAMIPSLAQDFCITKIDAKIINTEMSGQFTLQMTSCIMAGLILGIPYLLFEVWLFIKPALLETERKSSQGFVFFASVLFLLGVLFGYYFIAPWSINFLINFTVDPGIENTFTIDSYLSTVLTLTLGTGIIFQLPVVIFILSKLGVMTPQFMRKNRRYAAILILVIAAIITPTADPFTMMIVALPLFLLYELSIMISSNIQKKKLKAEALFFKN, from the coding sequence ATGAGCGATAATAAAGCAAAGGATCTAATCGATTCTATAAAAAATAAAGGAAAAAGTTTAGAGGCTGAAATGTCGTTTTTCGACCATATCGACGTTTTAAGGAAGCATTTATTAAGAGGCTTAGCCGTCGTAACCTTATTTACCTGTGTTGCTTTTTATTTTTCAGATTTTATTTGGAGCAAGATTATCATGGGTCCAAAAGACCCTACGTTTTGGACTTATAGAATGGGTTGTAAGATTGCAGCAATGATTCCATCCTTAGCTCAAGATTTCTGCATTACAAAAATAGACGCGAAGATTATTAATACAGAAATGTCGGGTCAGTTTACCTTGCAAATGACATCTTGTATCATGGCTGGCCTGATTTTAGGAATACCTTACCTTTTATTTGAGGTATGGCTTTTTATTAAACCTGCCTTGCTAGAGACAGAAAGAAAATCATCTCAAGGATTTGTATTCTTTGCATCGGTATTATTTTTATTAGGTGTTTTGTTTGGTTACTATTTTATAGCGCCTTGGTCTATCAACTTCTTGATTAATTTTACGGTAGATCCTGGAATTGAAAATACATTTACTATTGATTCTTATCTCTCAACAGTATTAACCTTAACATTAGGAACTGGGATCATCTTTCAACTACCTGTTGTTATTTTTATTCTTTCGAAACTTGGAGTAATGACGCCGCAGTTCATGCGAAAAAATAGAAGATATGCAGCTATTTTAATTTTGGTAATTGCTGCTATTATTACACCAACAGCAGATCCATTTACCATGATGATTGTTGCCTTGCCTTTATTCTTATTGTATGAGTTGAGTATCATGATTTCATCGAACATTCAAAAGAAAAAATTAAAAGCAGAAGCGTTATTCTTTAAGAATTAA
- the accB gene encoding acetyl-CoA carboxylase biotin carboxyl carrier protein, giving the protein MDIKQIQELIKFVSRSGVNEVAIEQENFKITIKTNQAPVYVNAALPAAAAPQPVAPAAAPTVAVETKAPSAPEVEDTSKYITVKSPMIGTFYRSSSPDKPSFANVGDEIGVGKVVCIIEAMKLFNEIESEVSGRIVKVLVENASPVEYDQPLFLVEPI; this is encoded by the coding sequence ATGGATATCAAACAAATTCAGGAACTCATTAAATTTGTTTCTCGGTCAGGAGTAAATGAAGTTGCTATTGAGCAAGAAAACTTCAAGATTACAATTAAAACTAACCAAGCACCAGTTTATGTAAATGCAGCTTTACCAGCAGCAGCGGCTCCACAGCCAGTTGCTCCGGCAGCAGCACCAACAGTTGCAGTTGAAACTAAAGCACCAAGTGCTCCAGAAGTTGAAGATACTTCAAAATATATTACGGTAAAATCTCCAATGATTGGTACTTTCTATCGTTCTTCTAGTCCAGATAAACCATCATTTGCAAATGTTGGCGATGAGATTGGCGTAGGTAAAGTTGTTTGTATCATTGAGGCAATGAAATTATTCAATGAGATTGAAAGTGAAGTTTCAGGTCGTATTGTAAAAGTATTGGTAGAAAATGCATCTCCAGTAGAATACGATCAACCATTATTCTTAGTAGAACCTATTTAA
- a CDS encoding beta-ketoacyl-ACP synthase III, with product MNKIHAAITAVHGYVPDYILTNKEMETFVDTSDEWITSRTGIKERRILKGEGLGTSDMAVHAVNGLLKKRGIDASEIELIIFCTTTPDFTFPATANVLADKIGAKNAWGYDLQAACSGFLFGLSTGASFIESGKHKKVLVVGGDKMSSIINYKDRTTCIIFGDGCGCVLLEPNEEGLGVQDSILRSDGSGRDFLGMKAGGSVKPATHESIDANEHFAHQEGPTVFKFAVTNMADVAAEIMERNSLTADDVAWLVPHQANKRIIDATASRMGVNTDKVMINIERYGNTTNGTIPLCLWEWESKLKKGDNLVLAAFGGGFTWGSVYLKWAYGE from the coding sequence ATGAATAAAATTCACGCTGCCATTACCGCTGTTCATGGTTATGTCCCAGACTATATCTTAACGAACAAGGAAATGGAAACCTTTGTAGATACATCTGATGAATGGATAACATCTAGAACGGGTATTAAGGAGCGAAGAATATTAAAGGGTGAAGGTTTAGGCACCTCAGATATGGCTGTGCATGCTGTAAATGGTCTGCTTAAAAAGAGAGGAATCGATGCATCAGAAATTGAATTAATCATTTTCTGCACCACTACTCCAGATTTTACCTTCCCGGCAACCGCTAATGTATTAGCTGATAAAATTGGGGCAAAAAATGCTTGGGGTTACGATTTACAAGCAGCTTGTTCTGGCTTTCTATTCGGCTTATCTACAGGAGCCTCATTTATAGAATCGGGAAAACATAAAAAAGTATTAGTAGTTGGTGGCGATAAAATGTCGTCTATCATTAATTATAAAGACCGTACCACTTGTATCATTTTTGGTGATGGTTGTGGTTGCGTTTTATTAGAACCAAATGAAGAAGGATTAGGTGTTCAAGATTCTATCTTGAGATCTGATGGCTCTGGAAGAGATTTCTTAGGTATGAAAGCTGGGGGTTCTGTTAAGCCAGCAACTCACGAAAGTATTGATGCTAACGAACATTTTGCACATCAAGAAGGTCCAACCGTATTCAAATTTGCTGTAACAAATATGGCAGATGTAGCTGCAGAAATCATGGAACGCAATAGCTTAACTGCTGATGATGTGGCATGGTTGGTTCCTCATCAAGCTAACAAAAGAATTATTGACGCTACTGCTTCAAGAATGGGTGTAAATACCGATAAAGTTATGATTAACATTGAGCGTTACGGTAATACTACAAACGGAACTATCCCTCTTTGTTTATGGGAATGGGAAAGTAAACTTAAAAAAGGCGATAATTTAGTTTTAGCCGCATTTGGCGGAGGTTTTACTTGGGGTTCTGTATACTTGAAGTGGGCTTACGGCGAATAA